Proteins from a single region of Duncaniella freteri:
- a CDS encoding LysM peptidoglycan-binding domain-containing protein → MRTTAKERQTLLDIALQTGGHIETVLALAEANGMSITDRLEDGSVLIVPVPVEGGDTRTVELYKAHKVEPATEISPEDMAACPYGGIGFMGIEIDFIVS, encoded by the coding sequence ATGAGAACGACAGCGAAAGAGAGGCAAACACTGCTTGATATTGCCCTGCAAACGGGCGGACACATTGAAACGGTGCTCGCACTGGCAGAGGCTAACGGTATGAGCATAACCGACCGGCTGGAGGATGGGAGTGTGCTGATAGTTCCGGTACCGGTGGAGGGTGGAGACACCCGAACCGTTGAACTTTACAAGGCGCACAAGGTGGAGCCGGCAACCGAAATAAGCCCGGAAGATATGGCGGCTTGCCCTTACGGCGGTATTGGCTTTATGGGCATTGAAATAGATTTTATCGTGAGTTAA